TGTCAATTTTCTAGTTTTGAACTACTGTATTATAGTTGTGTAAGATATAATCATTGGAGAAATTGGGTGAAGGATACATTGGATCTCTGTACTGTTTTTGCAACTTTCCGTGAATCTGTAATTATTTCCaagtaaaaaaaatggaaaaaaaaaacccagtcaaATATCATCTCTTGCATGTGGTCTTAATTTGTTGCATTACATGCAGAGTAAGGTCCTAAAGTCAATGTTTCCTAaggttctgcatttctaactgacCTCTGTCCTAATTatcttaatattaaaataagaaactcTTATGTAGCATATAATATGctctaagtgctttacacatatgtttattaatCCTCACCAAACCCAGTGTGATAAATACTATCATTATCTCCATTCTACAAATAGGACTCATAAGTACAGAATAGTTACTTGGCTGGAAATTGCTCTAGCCAGCATATGAAGCCAAGCAAACAATATCAACAGTCCATGAATAACTTCAAAATATGTTAACTTTAATGAAACCTAAGTAAGTTGATCCTTTTAAGGATAAGCACTAAAATACAAGGTATTTtatctgacttttttcttttagctgtTCCTCACCTAACaaagaaaatctgtttttgtttttacagtacAAATGGTGATGATCATCAGGTCAAGGATAGTCTGGAGCAATTGAGATGTCACTTTACATGGGAGTTATCCATTGATGACGATGAAATGCCTGATTTAGAAAACAGAGTCTTGGATCAGATTGAATTCCTAGACACCAAATACAGTGTGGGAATACACAACCTACTAGCCTATGTGAAACACCTGAAAGGCCAGAATGAGGAAGCCCTGAAGAGCTTAAAAGAAGCTGAAAACTTAATGCAGAAAGAACATGACAACCAAGCAAATGTGAGGAGTCTGGTGACCTGGGGCAACTTTGCCTGGATGTATTACCACATGGGCAGACTGGCAGAAGCCCAGACTTACCTGGACAAGGTGGAGAACATTTGCAAGAAGCTTTCAAATCCCTTCCGCTATAGAATGGAGTGTCCAGAAATAGACTGTGAGGAAGGATGGGCCTTGCTGAAGTGTGGAGGAAAGAATTATGAACGGGCCAAGGCCTGCTTTGAAAAGGTGCTTGAAGTGGACCCTGAAAACCCTGAATCCAGCGCTGGATATGCGATCTCTGCCTATCGCCTGGATGGCTTTAAATTAGCCACAAAATATCACAGGCCATTTTCTTTGCTTCCCCTAAGGCAGGCTGTCCGTTTAAATCCAGACAATGGATATATTAAGGTTCTCCTTGCCCTGAAGCTTCAGGATGAAGGACAGGAAGCTGAAGGAGAAAAGTACATTGAAGAAGCTCTGGCCAACATGTCCTCACAGACCTATGTCTTTCGATATGCAGCCAAGTTTTACCGAAGAAAAGGCTCTGTGGATAAAGCTCTTGAGTTA
This genomic stretch from Pongo pygmaeus isolate AG05252 chromosome 8, NHGRI_mPonPyg2-v2.0_pri, whole genome shotgun sequence harbors:
- the IFIT1 gene encoding interferon-induced protein with tetratricopeptide repeats 1, whose protein sequence is MSTNGDDHQVKDSLEQLRCHFTWELSIDDDEMPDLENRVLDQIEFLDTKYSVGIHNLLAYVKHLKGQNEEALKSLKEAENLMQKEHDNQANVRSLVTWGNFAWMYYHMGRLAEAQTYLDKVENICKKLSNPFRYRMECPEIDCEEGWALLKCGGKNYERAKACFEKVLEVDPENPESSAGYAISAYRLDGFKLATKYHRPFSLLPLRQAVRLNPDNGYIKVLLALKLQDEGQEAEGEKYIEEALANMSSQTYVFRYAAKFYRRKGSVDKALELLKKALQETPTSVLLHHQIGLCYRSQMIQIKEATKGQPRGQNREKLDKMIRSAIFHFEYAVEKKPTFEVAHLDLARMYIEAGNHRKAEETFRKMLCMKPVVEETMQDIHFHYGRFQEFQKKSDINAIIHYLKAIKIEQASLARDKSINSLKKLVLRKLQRNALDLESLSLLGFVYKLEGNMNEALEYYERALRLAADFENSVRQGP